In Leishmania major strain Friedlin complete genome, chromosome 12, one genomic interval encodes:
- the ALAT gene encoding alanine aminotransferase, translating into MLRHAARCFSPRQCYVSPRVMEAEYAVRGLIPARADEIKADLATGHGTYSFESLVYCNIGNPQSVGQMPLTFYRQVMVLVDAPFLLEDAEIVARLPEDAVARARRYLSEIGTGTGAYTESFGFRFARAAVAAHINELDHGVSPAATVNDICLTDGASMGAKLFLQLLVGGASDAVMIPVPQYPLYSAQIALLGGVKVPYGLHESEGWVMKLSDLVAAYERCVTESGATPRLFVCINPGNPTGNVLERCVMEDVVRFCHERGMLLLADEVYQENVYDTRRRFLSFREVVLGMPEPYCSETMLVSLHSTSKGVIGECGRRGGYFCMTNLPAALRQQVVKLCSINLCANVNGQLMTALMCSPPREGEASYALHRREYDEIFTGMKERAELLARELGAVRGLSCQPVEGAMYAFPRIVLPERYAQRNEELNAKEGRQLALDARWALELLESSGIVVVPGSGFGQEPGTLHFRITILPPLEQIDRMVRAIREFQDRIYEQYA; encoded by the coding sequence ATGCTGCGCCACGCTGCTCGTTGCTTTTCACCAAGGCAATGCTACGTAAGCCCTCGCGTCATGGAGGCGGAATACGCCGTGCGGGGGCTGATCCCGGCGCGCGCGGATGAGATCAAGGCGGACTTGGCTACAGGCCACGGCACCTACTCGTTCGAAAGCCTCGTGTACTGCAACATCGGCAACCCGCAGTCAGTGGGGCAGATGCCGCTAACGTTCTACCGACAAGTGATGGTGCTCGTCGATGCGCCGTTCCTGCTGGAGGATGCGGAAATCGTTGCGCGGCTGCCAGAGGACGCcgttgcacgcgcgcgcaggtaCCTTTCGGAGATCGGGACGGGCACCGGCGCGTACACAGAGTCTTTCGGCTTCCGGTTTGcccgcgctgccgttgcggcgcACATCAACGAGCTCGACCATGGCGTGAGCCCGGCTGCGACGGTGAACGATATCTGTCTGACAGACGGCGCGAGCATGGGTGCGAAGCTgttcctgcagctccttgtGGGCGGCGCGAGCGATGCTGTGATGATCCCGGTTCCGCAGTATCCGCTATACTCTGCGCAGATTGCTTTACTTGGCGGGGTGAAGGTGCCCTACGGCCTGCACGAGTCTGAGGGGTGGGTAATGAAGTTGTCGGACCTTGTTGCCGCGTACGAGCGGTGCGTGACCGAGAGCggcgcgacgccgcgcttGTTTGTGTGCATCAACCCCGGGAACCCGACGGGGAACGTACTGGAGCGCTGCGTGATGGAGGACGTCGTGCGGTTCTGCCACGAGCGCggcatgctgctgcttgcagACGAGGTGTACCAGGAGAACGTGTACGACACGCGACGCCGGTTTTTGAGCTTCCGCGAGGTTGTGCTTGGGATGCCTGAGCCGTACTGCTCGGAGACGATGCTTGTGTCACTGCACTCGACATCGAAAGGGGTGATTGGTGAAtgcgggcggcgcggcgggtATTTCTGCATGACGAACCtgcctgctgcgctgcgccagcaggtTGTGAAGCTGTGCTCGATCAACCTGTGTGCAAACGTGAACGGGCAGTTGATGACTGCGCTGAtgtgctcgccgccgcgcgaggGCGAAGCGAGCTacgcgctgcaccggcgcGAGTACGACGAGATCTTTACGGGCATGAAGGAGCGCGctgagctgctggcgcgcgagCTTGGGGCTGTGCGCGGGCTCTCGTGCCAACCGGTGGAGGGCGCAATGTACGCGTTCCCGAGAATTGTGTTGCCTGAGCGGTACGCCCAGCGGAACGAGGAGCTGAACGCGAAGGAGGGTCGGCAGCTTGCGCTGGACGCGCGGTGggcgctggagctgctggagtcGAGCGGGATCGTTGTTGTGCCCGGGTCTGGGTTCGGGCAGGAACCCGGGACGCTGCACTTTCGGATCACGATTCTCCCGCCTCTTGAACAGATTGATCGGATGGTGCGTGCGATCCGCGAGTTCCAGGACCGGATCTACGAGCAGTACGCTTAA